One window of Planctomycetia bacterium genomic DNA carries:
- a CDS encoding magnesium chelatase, whose product MHTNSTTKPRTVAELKASGWKSRSVKQELHDNLLKLLSAHEDIFPGIIGYEDTVIPEVCLAILARHDMLFLGEKGQAKSRMMRGLVRLLDPEIPFIAGSELHDDPLHPISQYGKRLIAAEGDATPIEWWPREHRYAERLAPGTKFADVIGEIDPAKLAMGTSMSAEDALHFGLIPRMNRGIFAMNEVPELDELVQVGLFNILEERDVQIRGFPIRFDLDIVILFSANPATYNRSGKVIPQLKDRIGSLIRTHYPHERETGIAIMEQEAGVELEGPFPVRVPLFMKEVVEQISIAARKSDFIDAQSGVSARFSIANYRTLIASARRRAAVLGEAHAVPRISDLSHLASSSMGKLELDMMSSHQMSEQQVIEAVMVEAIKTVFDEYCDEHGFEEIAGIFGKGVSIEVGDMLPSSDYAERLKRVPPAWEKAFEMNPSADPEMRASCVEFVLAGLYAHQKISRSTKRGRIAYQL is encoded by the coding sequence ATGCATACGAATTCTACCACCAAGCCCCGCACCGTCGCTGAACTCAAGGCCTCCGGTTGGAAGTCCCGCTCGGTCAAGCAGGAACTCCACGACAATCTGCTCAAACTCCTCAGCGCTCACGAGGATATCTTCCCGGGCATCATCGGGTACGAGGACACGGTCATCCCCGAAGTGTGTCTCGCCATCCTGGCGCGCCATGACATGCTCTTTCTCGGCGAGAAGGGGCAGGCGAAGAGCCGCATGATGCGCGGGCTGGTTCGGCTGCTCGATCCGGAGATTCCATTCATCGCCGGAAGCGAGCTTCACGACGACCCGCTCCACCCGATCAGCCAGTATGGAAAGCGATTGATCGCCGCCGAGGGCGACGCGACGCCGATCGAGTGGTGGCCGCGCGAGCATCGCTACGCCGAGCGGCTGGCGCCCGGGACGAAGTTCGCGGATGTCATCGGCGAGATCGACCCGGCGAAACTGGCGATGGGGACGAGCATGTCGGCGGAGGATGCGCTGCACTTCGGGCTGATTCCCCGGATGAACCGCGGCATCTTCGCGATGAACGAGGTCCCGGAGCTGGACGAACTGGTGCAGGTGGGGCTGTTCAACATTCTCGAAGAGCGCGACGTGCAGATCCGGGGATTCCCGATTCGATTTGATCTGGACATCGTGATTCTCTTTTCCGCCAACCCGGCGACGTACAACCGCAGCGGGAAGGTGATCCCCCAGCTTAAGGACCGCATCGGTTCGCTGATTCGCACGCACTATCCGCACGAGCGGGAAACCGGCATCGCGATCATGGAGCAGGAGGCGGGCGTTGAGCTTGAGGGGCCATTCCCGGTTCGTGTGCCGCTGTTCATGAAGGAAGTCGTCGAGCAGATCAGCATTGCGGCGAGGAAGAGCGACTTCATCGATGCGCAGTCCGGCGTCAGCGCGCGGTTTTCGATCGCCAACTATCGCACGCTGATCGCCAGCGCCCGCCGCCGGGCGGCGGTTCTCGGCGAGGCGCACGCGGTGCCGCGCATCAGCGACCTGAGCCACCTGGCCAGCAGCTCGATGGGCAAGCTGGAACTCGACATGATGAGCAGTCATCAGATGAGCGAGCAGCAGGTCATCGAGGCGGTGATGGTCGAGGCGATCAAGACGGTCTTCGACGAGTATTGCGACGAGCACGGATTCGAAGAGATCGCTGGCATCTTCGGCAAGGGGGTCAGCATCGAGGTGGGCGACATGCTGCCGTCATCGGACTATGCCGAGCGATTGAAGCGCGTGCCGCCGGCGTGGGAGAAGGCCTTTGAGATGAACCCATCTGCGGACCCGGAGATGCGGGCGAGCTGCGTGGAGTTTGTCCTTGCGGGACTGTACGCGCATCAAAAGATCTCGCGTTCGACCAAGCGCGGGCGGATAGCGTATCAGCTCTGA